In the genome of Fulvivirga maritima, one region contains:
- a CDS encoding DUF6978 family protein — protein MELNPSEVKTLFDVAKYPCYSASVEFPTQGEYLEIELQNDTGRIKFQSDISRKNKIVNKATLQLRYKKTYVIRRLDFMGNHTNPPAPAPDKIFYGFEEYVCLREDHIHFYMDGFGERWALPLSKVPEMGITKEDGLYEKMIKFFTYCKVEDLRVKVVKNLIF, from the coding sequence ATGGAATTGAATCCGTCAGAAGTCAAAACTTTATTTGATGTAGCAAAATACCCTTGTTATTCAGCAAGTGTAGAGTTCCCAACGCAAGGCGAATATTTGGAAATTGAATTGCAAAATGATACTGGCAGAATTAAGTTTCAATCAGATATAAGTAGGAAAAATAAAATCGTCAATAAGGCTACACTACAACTGAGGTATAAGAAGACTTACGTAATACGAAGATTGGATTTTATGGGTAACCATACAAATCCTCCGGCCCCTGCACCAGACAAAATTTTTTATGGTTTCGAGGAATATGTCTGTTTACGAGAAGACCATATACACTTTTATATGGATGGCTTTGGTGAAAGGTGGGCATTGCCTTTGTCTAAAGTCCCTGAGATGGGTATTACAAAAGAAGATGGCTTATATGAGAAAATGATAAAATTTTTCACTTACTGTAAGGTGGAAGACTTGCGGGTTAAGGTAGTTAAAAATCTCATCTTTTAG
- a CDS encoding Hsp20/alpha crystallin family protein, giving the protein MTLVRYNPLNNFVSGTFGDMIENFIREGAKGQEAYTPAVDIFKNENSIELHLYTPGISKENIKIDLNEDLLSISGERNLTEELKKNATQIESKYGTFKRSFKLSKDINIEKIDASYDNGILKVTLPINPKKEARVIKVN; this is encoded by the coding sequence ATGACACTAGTAAGATACAACCCTCTAAACAATTTCGTTTCTGGAACATTTGGTGACATGATCGAAAACTTCATTAGAGAAGGCGCCAAAGGACAAGAAGCTTATACTCCTGCCGTGGATATATTCAAAAATGAGAACTCAATAGAGTTACATCTTTATACACCAGGCATCAGCAAAGAAAATATTAAAATAGATTTAAATGAAGATTTGCTAAGCATAAGCGGCGAAAGAAACTTAACAGAGGAGTTAAAGAAAAATGCCACTCAGATAGAATCTAAGTATGGCACTTTTAAAAGGTCTTTTAAGCTTTCTAAAGACATCAACATAGAAAAGATAGATGCCTCTTATGACAATGGTATATTGAAGGTAACACTACCTATCAATCCTAAAAAAGAAGCTCGAGTAATTAAAGTCAACTAA
- a CDS encoding FecR family protein: MNPINKDVLDRFFRKQCTEEETEVVMKWLTDPKNADQVDELMETKWERGSYDPGAEKAGEVHERINKIITAKNNDSSRKYWVYSAAAIVLIAVFGLLFLEGSPWANADDGFITKMTASGDKLTTQLPDGSIVTLNSESEIRYSASYGVTDRQIFLKGEALFEVAKDTERPFIVNCGEVDVTALGTVFNINAFDPEDKTEVSLLRGKVNVKAEKAELILNKGESATFVNSTDTLMKRVGENSSSALWAEGIIHFNKTAIDEALIVLERWYDVDIELVNKPNPAPVVSGSFKDANLESVLKSIGFALEFEFKRTNKKVNIEFKK, encoded by the coding sequence ATGAATCCTATTAATAAAGATGTGCTAGATAGATTTTTCCGAAAGCAGTGTACGGAAGAAGAGACGGAAGTGGTGATGAAGTGGTTAACGGATCCTAAAAATGCTGACCAAGTAGATGAATTGATGGAAACCAAATGGGAGCGAGGTTCATATGATCCTGGAGCCGAAAAGGCCGGTGAGGTGCATGAGAGAATTAACAAAATAATTACTGCTAAGAATAATGATTCTTCGCGTAAGTATTGGGTTTATTCAGCTGCAGCAATAGTCTTAATCGCAGTTTTTGGCCTTCTTTTTTTAGAAGGATCTCCATGGGCGAATGCTGATGACGGCTTTATAACCAAAATGACGGCTAGTGGAGATAAGTTAACCACTCAGCTGCCAGATGGTAGTATAGTAACGCTTAATTCTGAAAGTGAAATTAGATATAGTGCGTCTTATGGTGTTACAGATCGCCAGATTTTCTTAAAGGGAGAAGCCCTTTTTGAGGTGGCAAAAGATACGGAAAGGCCTTTTATAGTCAACTGTGGAGAGGTAGATGTTACCGCACTCGGTACAGTCTTTAATATTAATGCTTTCGATCCTGAAGATAAAACAGAGGTGAGTTTGCTGAGAGGAAAAGTAAATGTGAAGGCAGAAAAAGCAGAGTTGATCTTAAATAAGGGCGAGTCAGCAACATTTGTAAATAGCACTGATACATTGATGAAACGGGTAGGGGAGAATAGTTCTTCGGCATTGTGGGCAGAAGGAATAATTCACTTCAATAAAACAGCCATAGATGAAGCGCTGATAGTGCTAGAACGGTGGTATGATGTGGATATTGAATTAGTAAATAAGCCTAATCCTGCTCCTGTAGTAAGTGGCTCTTTTAAAGATGCCAATCTGGAAAGTGTATTGAAAAGTATCGGATTTGCCTTGGAATTTGAGTTTAAAAGAACCAATAAAAAGGTGAATATAGAATTTAAAAAATAG
- a CDS encoding RNA polymerase sigma factor — protein MDNNVVNIESLKRLKNGDILAFNFVYDLYYRKVFHFAFSFSVSSEDAEEIVQDTFVKLWEKRGELDTEKSLNALLFKIAKNLALNKLKYNDSTKKRIDRYTLYQKTSCNTIEERINFKETRKVLNQAIADLPEKRRRIFTLNRIKGLTYREIAEFLNISAGTVEKQMKKALELVYQRIGNY, from the coding sequence ATGGATAATAATGTTGTAAATATCGAGTCACTTAAAAGGCTTAAGAATGGAGATATTTTAGCGTTTAATTTTGTCTATGATTTATATTATAGAAAGGTTTTTCATTTTGCATTTTCGTTTTCCGTTTCATCTGAAGATGCGGAGGAAATAGTACAGGATACTTTCGTTAAACTATGGGAAAAAAGAGGAGAATTAGATACTGAAAAATCATTAAATGCTTTGCTATTTAAGATAGCCAAAAATCTGGCTTTGAATAAGCTTAAGTATAATGACTCTACCAAAAAACGTATCGATAGGTACACTCTGTATCAAAAAACCTCTTGTAATACAATTGAAGAAAGAATCAATTTTAAAGAGACTCGCAAAGTTTTAAACCAAGCTATTGCTGATCTTCCTGAAAAGAGAAGAAGAATTTTCACCCTTAACAGAATCAAGGGCTTGACCTACCGTGAGATCGCTGAGTTTTTAAATATTTCTGCTGGTACTGTAGAGAAACAGATGAAAAAAGCTCTGGAGTTGGTCTATCAAAGAATAGGAAACTATTGA
- a CDS encoding CHASE2 domain-containing protein — MKKQFWIDSILATIFVFSIMWIIFNVTQFKIFDAFDPIGEALDDMDITDVAFSNLREDPLPDTNIVVVNIGYLNRAELAHEISIINKYDPKIVGVDIFFDGLKSDTLGDVFLSNVLDEVDSLVLVSELLQTPQFAIEHPGDDYFDSLHTSHPIFGGGAYHGFANLFTDAETQEDFKTCRAFPPQRKVKKESNEAFAVKIAQLYAPQKASNFLERGNASEVINYRGNIIDPFTRTDYPNRFYALDVDDVLKENFVPGLIKDKIVLFGYMGKDFFDTSWDDKFFTPLNKKYAGKTNPDMYGVVVHANIISMILNEDYVNDLNDKEGFGIVLAILICFVNVVLFSYIYYRLPDWYDGITKTIQLLEIGLILFVIVMVFSAYSFKLNLVITLAAIALAGDALEVYYGVVKNIFNKEKRKQLFTIKRKAV; from the coding sequence ATGAAAAAGCAATTCTGGATCGACTCCATACTAGCTACTATTTTCGTTTTTTCTATTATGTGGATCATCTTTAATGTTACTCAATTTAAAATTTTTGATGCATTTGATCCTATTGGTGAGGCGCTGGATGATATGGATATTACTGATGTCGCCTTTTCTAACCTTCGGGAAGATCCACTTCCTGATACCAACATTGTAGTTGTAAATATCGGCTATCTCAATAGGGCTGAATTGGCGCATGAGATTTCAATCATTAATAAGTATGATCCTAAAATAGTAGGTGTAGACATATTTTTTGATGGCCTTAAGTCAGACACTTTAGGAGATGTATTTCTAAGTAATGTGCTTGATGAGGTGGATAGCCTGGTGCTGGTTTCTGAGCTGCTTCAGACTCCGCAATTTGCTATTGAGCATCCTGGAGATGATTATTTTGACTCCTTGCACACTTCTCATCCTATTTTTGGAGGCGGCGCTTATCATGGGTTTGCTAATTTGTTTACTGATGCCGAAACGCAGGAAGATTTTAAGACTTGCCGGGCTTTCCCTCCGCAGAGAAAAGTGAAAAAGGAGAGTAATGAGGCTTTTGCCGTGAAAATTGCTCAATTATACGCGCCTCAAAAGGCTTCTAATTTTTTAGAAAGAGGTAACGCTAGTGAGGTGATTAATTATAGGGGTAATATCATAGATCCTTTTACCAGAACGGATTATCCTAACAGGTTTTATGCGCTGGATGTGGATGATGTGCTGAAAGAAAATTTTGTGCCCGGACTTATTAAGGATAAAATAGTGTTGTTTGGGTATATGGGTAAGGACTTTTTCGATACCTCGTGGGATGATAAGTTTTTTACTCCACTTAATAAAAAGTATGCAGGCAAGACCAATCCTGATATGTATGGAGTGGTGGTGCACGCTAATATTATTTCCATGATTTTAAATGAAGATTATGTTAATGATTTAAATGATAAAGAGGGCTTCGGAATAGTGTTGGCCATTCTTATTTGTTTTGTTAATGTGGTGCTGTTTTCCTACATCTACTACCGATTGCCAGACTGGTATGATGGTATTACTAAAACGATTCAGTTGCTCGAAATCGGCCTTATTCTATTTGTAATAGTGATGGTGTTCAGTGCTTATAGCTTTAAGCTTAATCTGGTTATTACTTTGGCAGCCATAGCGTTAGCCGGAGATGCGCTTGAGGTTTATTATGGAGTAGTGAAAAATATCTTCAATAAAGAAAAGAGAAAGCAACTGTTTACCATAAAGCGTAAAGCTGTATAG
- the floA gene encoding flotillin-like protein FloA (flotillin-like protein involved in membrane lipid rafts), with product MPVATIIVIAAIIIGLWLFFFIFPIDLWVTAIFSGVRVNLLDLVFMRFRKVPPKLIVRSLILATKAGITDVTTNQLETHYLAHGNLQNVIKALIVADKANLAMNFKQAAAIDLAGRDVLQAVQVSVTPYIIVVPSITAVSVDGIQLIAEARVTVRTNIQTLVGGAGEATIQARVGQGVISRIGMAESYLEVLEKPEEISSRVLANGLDAGTAFEILSIDIADINIGENIGAKLQIDQARADLSVANAKAEKRRAMAIAQEQEMMARVQEAKAKVIDAEAEIPAALSDAFRQGQLFKKRK from the coding sequence ATGCCTGTTGCAACTATAATCGTCATTGCCGCTATAATTATAGGTCTTTGGTTGTTCTTCTTCATTTTCCCTATTGACTTATGGGTTACTGCTATTTTTTCAGGTGTTCGGGTTAATCTTTTAGACCTGGTATTTATGAGGTTTAGAAAGGTGCCACCTAAACTTATAGTAAGATCATTAATATTGGCTACAAAAGCGGGTATTACAGATGTTACTACTAATCAGTTAGAAACGCATTATCTGGCGCATGGTAATCTGCAAAATGTAATTAAAGCCTTAATAGTGGCAGATAAAGCTAATCTTGCCATGAATTTTAAGCAGGCTGCGGCTATTGATCTGGCGGGTAGAGATGTGTTGCAGGCGGTGCAGGTCTCAGTTACACCGTATATCATAGTGGTGCCATCCATTACGGCAGTTTCTGTAGATGGTATACAGCTGATTGCAGAGGCCAGAGTAACGGTAAGAACTAATATTCAAACGCTTGTGGGTGGGGCTGGAGAGGCTACTATTCAGGCTCGTGTAGGCCAAGGGGTGATATCGCGCATAGGTATGGCAGAAAGTTATCTGGAGGTGCTGGAAAAGCCCGAGGAGATCTCTAGCAGAGTCTTGGCTAATGGGTTAGATGCAGGTACAGCTTTTGAAATACTGTCTATTGATATTGCTGATATTAATATAGGAGAGAATATTGGAGCCAAACTACAAATAGATCAGGCTCGGGCAGATTTGAGTGTGGCTAATGCTAAAGCTGAGAAAAGGCGTGCTATGGCTATAGCGCAAGAGCAGGAGATGATGGCTCGTGTTCAGGAAGCTAAAGCTAAGGTGATAGATGCAGAAGCTGAAATACCTGCTGCATTGTCTGATGCTTTCAGGCAAGGGCAATTATTCAAAAAGCGGAAGTAG
- a CDS encoding DUF1828 domain-containing protein, producing the protein MIELVNSYVDWIKKGISLREVGDGWHEVITPFLNHKNDMIEIYLRKESDGSISISDAGVTLSELKLSGIDIDRSEKRAKELDIILRSFGILRTENNELIAKTTTKNFPQVKHRVIQAILSIDDLFVLAKPKVESFFIEDVITFFELRDVIYVRDTTFIGKSGFSHKFDFTLPKIKQRKEIAIKAINTPRKDRIESVMWMLEDTRLVRPETEGLLILNDESEISSEVQRALEEYNIKYFEWSNREDNIPKLVA; encoded by the coding sequence ATGATAGAACTTGTAAATTCGTACGTTGACTGGATAAAGAAAGGAATCTCGTTGAGGGAAGTTGGTGATGGTTGGCATGAGGTGATAACTCCTTTTTTAAATCATAAAAACGATATGATTGAGATTTATCTTAGGAAAGAGTCAGACGGTAGTATTTCTATTTCAGATGCTGGTGTAACACTTAGTGAATTGAAATTAAGTGGGATTGACATTGATAGAAGTGAAAAAAGGGCTAAGGAACTTGATATAATATTGCGATCTTTTGGGATTTTAAGAACAGAAAACAATGAGTTAATAGCAAAAACGACCACTAAAAATTTTCCACAAGTAAAACACAGAGTAATACAAGCAATTCTTTCCATTGATGACTTGTTCGTCCTTGCTAAACCCAAAGTAGAAAGTTTTTTTATTGAAGATGTAATCACTTTCTTCGAGTTGAGAGATGTTATTTATGTTAGAGATACTACTTTTATTGGTAAAAGTGGATTTAGCCATAAATTTGATTTTACATTACCTAAAATAAAGCAAAGAAAAGAAATTGCTATAAAAGCTATCAACACACCAAGAAAAGATAGAATCGAGAGTGTAATGTGGATGCTTGAAGATACCCGTTTAGTAAGACCTGAGACAGAAGGACTGTTAATACTAAATGATGAAAGTGAGATTTCTTCTGAAGTACAAAGAGCATTAGAAGAGTATAATATTAAATATTTTGAGTGGTCAAATAGAGAAGACAATATTCCAAAATTAGTTGCTTAA
- a CDS encoding SusC/RagA family TonB-linked outer membrane protein, with protein sequence MKSKILPVIWKTIKLSTCAFFIVFTSFSALIAETVEAQSKSVSETYINIDFEEADVEKIFDEIEKQTEFVFVYGELEFKNLPKIRISPGNVSVESVLLRISNITNLQFYKLNNNISVKKGGEKAPSGAKLIGEVNRKAEVVKGQVISEDDGLPLTGVSVLIKGTTRGAVTDLDGKFSVEVEDENATLVFSFIGYETQEVIVGNQTELMIVLVPSIESLNEIVVTAMGIEKEERSLTYNVQELSGETINQVADANFVNNLNGKIAGVRINSSSAGMGGSSRVVMRGAKSISGNNNALYVIDGIPMPNLSVDQPSDLYSGAGQTGDGISNLNPEDIESISVLSGAAAAALYGSSAANGVVLVTTKKGNKDHTSINITNNTLFLSPLVLPEFQNTYGVTERGGESYDSWGERLETPSSYDPEDFFRTGVNVTNSVSLSTGSERSQTYVSAGSVNGKGIVHNNEYDRYNFSVRNSTELINNLTMDLGFMSSYVEEQNMTAQGQYFNPLVAVYLFPPGDDFEKVKTFERYNASRNFQTQFWPYGDQGVSLQNPYWITERNNFNNQKERYMTNLGLKYKVAEGVNVSSRIKMDRSRDTYEEKFNASTNTLFASENGYYSLNETGTRQIYGEFLVNIDRNVFNNNINLNATIGTNFENISYDQNMYGGNLQGVANLFTYANVMPATAERSQSGYETKKQAVFSSVQLGYQNLVYLDLTARNDWPSTLAGSNTSSFFYPSVGVTGIMSDIFNINSSVVSLIKLRASYSEVGNEPDIFITIPTYSLTGGYPETQTRLPNTDLKPERTKAWEAGLNVELFNNSLSVNATLYQSSTYNQFFEPTLSTTSGYTSVIVNAGQVDNKGIEVTANYNKSIGEVTLHSYLTYTLNRNEIIELLPGWRNPITGDLVVLDELDMGGTGSYKMLLREGGSISDIYVNTLRADEHGAIFVDPSTQAVEAESNNYIRAGNSAPKYYMSLGNNISWNRFSLGFLFSARVGGVVVSNTQALMDAFGTSATTAEAREAGGALVNGKRIPAMEYYKTVGGVNGGIGSQYTYSATNVRLSEVTFSYQVPVTFQKWIKGMTVSFVGKNLLMIYNKAPFDPEMTANTGTYYQGVDYFMMPSLRSMGFSVNLKL encoded by the coding sequence ATGAAAAGTAAAATTCTACCAGTTATTTGGAAGACAATTAAATTATCAACTTGTGCGTTTTTCATCGTTTTTACAAGCTTTTCGGCGCTAATAGCTGAAACTGTAGAGGCTCAGTCAAAGAGTGTTTCAGAGACTTATATTAATATTGACTTTGAAGAGGCTGACGTTGAAAAAATATTTGATGAAATAGAAAAACAAACCGAGTTTGTTTTTGTGTATGGTGAATTAGAGTTTAAGAATTTGCCAAAAATCCGCATTTCTCCCGGAAATGTGTCTGTAGAAAGTGTATTGCTTAGGATTTCTAATATTACTAATCTGCAGTTTTATAAACTCAACAATAATATTAGTGTAAAGAAGGGCGGCGAAAAAGCTCCTTCTGGCGCTAAGCTAATTGGAGAAGTAAATCGTAAAGCCGAAGTGGTTAAGGGGCAGGTGATCTCAGAAGATGATGGTCTGCCTTTAACAGGAGTGAGCGTACTCATTAAAGGTACCACTAGAGGAGCTGTTACTGATTTGGACGGAAAATTCTCTGTAGAAGTGGAAGATGAGAATGCTACTCTCGTGTTTAGCTTTATAGGGTATGAAACACAGGAAGTGATTGTAGGCAATCAGACCGAGCTGATGATAGTTTTGGTGCCCAGTATAGAATCTTTAAATGAGATTGTAGTAACTGCCATGGGTATTGAAAAGGAGGAAAGATCATTAACCTATAATGTTCAGGAGCTCTCAGGAGAAACCATTAACCAGGTAGCTGACGCTAACTTTGTTAATAACCTTAATGGTAAAATTGCCGGAGTAAGGATTAACAGTTCTTCAGCCGGAATGGGAGGCTCATCACGAGTGGTTATGCGGGGAGCTAAATCCATATCAGGTAATAATAATGCCTTGTATGTAATTGATGGTATCCCTATGCCTAACTTGTCAGTAGATCAGCCATCAGATTTGTATTCTGGAGCGGGACAAACAGGTGATGGTATATCTAATCTAAACCCTGAAGATATTGAAAGTATTTCCGTGTTAAGTGGTGCTGCCGCTGCCGCACTATATGGTAGCTCGGCAGCTAATGGAGTGGTTCTGGTTACTACCAAAAAGGGAAATAAAGATCATACTTCCATTAATATTACTAATAATACATTATTTCTCTCGCCATTAGTTCTTCCCGAATTTCAAAATACCTATGGTGTAACGGAGAGAGGGGGCGAGAGTTATGATAGCTGGGGAGAGCGTCTGGAGACTCCTTCTTCTTATGACCCTGAAGACTTTTTTAGGACGGGAGTTAATGTTACTAACTCGGTAAGTCTATCCACAGGCTCTGAGCGCAGTCAAACCTATGTTTCTGCAGGGAGTGTTAATGGTAAAGGTATTGTACATAATAACGAATATGATCGGTATAATTTTTCAGTTCGTAACTCCACTGAGCTGATTAATAACCTTACTATGGATCTTGGCTTTATGTCTAGTTACGTAGAAGAGCAAAACATGACAGCCCAAGGGCAATATTTTAACCCATTAGTGGCAGTTTATCTGTTCCCTCCCGGAGATGATTTTGAAAAGGTGAAGACTTTTGAGAGGTATAATGCTTCCAGAAACTTTCAAACACAGTTTTGGCCTTATGGAGATCAGGGTGTATCTCTTCAAAACCCATACTGGATTACTGAACGCAATAATTTTAACAACCAGAAGGAAAGATATATGACTAATTTGGGCTTGAAATATAAAGTTGCCGAAGGTGTTAATGTGTCTTCAAGGATAAAAATGGATAGAAGTAGAGATACTTATGAGGAAAAGTTTAATGCCTCTACTAATACCCTTTTTGCTTCAGAAAATGGTTATTACTCATTAAACGAAACAGGTACACGTCAGATCTATGGGGAGTTTTTGGTGAATATTGATAGAAATGTATTTAATAATAATATTAACCTGAATGCCACTATCGGTACTAATTTTGAAAATATAAGCTATGATCAAAATATGTATGGAGGCAACCTTCAAGGAGTAGCTAATTTATTTACTTATGCTAATGTTATGCCTGCTACAGCAGAAAGATCACAATCTGGATATGAAACTAAAAAACAAGCCGTGTTTTCTAGTGTTCAGTTGGGGTATCAAAATTTAGTGTATCTCGATCTCACTGCAAGAAATGATTGGCCTTCAACTTTGGCAGGTTCCAATACAAGTTCATTTTTCTACCCTTCTGTAGGCGTTACTGGTATCATGTCTGATATTTTTAATATTAACTCTAGTGTTGTTTCCCTAATAAAGTTGCGAGCGTCGTATTCTGAGGTAGGAAATGAACCAGATATATTTATTACTATTCCTACTTATTCTTTAACAGGAGGGTATCCAGAAACTCAAACCAGGCTTCCAAATACCGATTTGAAACCTGAAAGAACAAAGGCTTGGGAAGCAGGATTAAATGTAGAATTATTTAATAATAGCTTAAGTGTTAATGCTACATTGTATCAATCGAGTACTTACAATCAATTTTTTGAACCTACTCTTTCCACCACATCCGGTTATACCAGCGTAATTGTAAATGCTGGTCAGGTGGATAATAAGGGAATAGAAGTGACGGCTAACTACAATAAGTCAATAGGTGAAGTGACACTACATTCTTATCTTACTTATACTCTTAACAGAAATGAAATAATAGAGCTTTTACCTGGTTGGAGAAATCCGATTACTGGTGATTTGGTGGTGCTCGATGAATTGGATATGGGGGGTACAGGTAGTTATAAAATGTTACTTCGAGAAGGAGGATCTATTAGCGATATCTATGTAAATACCTTAAGAGCAGATGAGCATGGTGCTATTTTCGTTGACCCTTCCACGCAGGCAGTAGAAGCTGAATCCAATAACTACATCAGAGCGGGAAATAGTGCGCCCAAATATTATATGAGTTTGGGTAATAATATCAGCTGGAATAGATTTTCTTTAGGCTTTTTGTTTAGCGCCCGCGTAGGGGGAGTTGTAGTTTCTAATACTCAAGCATTGATGGATGCCTTTGGAACCTCGGCTACAACAGCTGAGGCTAGAGAAGCCGGCGGAGCATTAGTGAATGGTAAACGAATTCCTGCCATGGAATATTACAAAACCGTAGGGGGAGTAAATGGAGGTATTGGGTCACAATATACTTATAGTGCTACAAATGTTCGACTTAGTGAGGTCACTTTTTCATATCAGGTGCCTGTTACTTTCCAAAAATGGATAAAAGGCATGACTGTTTCTTTTGTGGGGAAAAATCTGCTGATGATCTATAATAAAGCTCCTTTTGATCCTGAAATGACCGCTAACACAGGTACATATTATCAAGGAGTGGATTACTTTATGATGCCCAGTCTAAGAAGTATGGGATTCTCTGTTAATTTAAAATTGTAA
- a CDS encoding IS4 family transposase translates to MSKNTYFYGQPIFSQLLSLIDKSVLNQIISKHQSDRYYKKLNTWHHLVSMLYCCFSGASALRELTTGLLACQNKLIHLGIQFIPRRSTLSDSNKKRSSIVFADIYMKLFKKYRHLLPDSRLRMEVLNKLYIVDSTIISLFKDILKVAGRPRKDGKSKGGIKAHVMIHAAELMPCLVRLTKGSQHDHTFLKQLQLPEGSYVVMDKGYIDYRQYAQWSHQGIFYITRMKENARYQSIDELELPEDKDFCVLKDEKVVISFKTDGQVQELQNRRIAYYDDLNNKLLVFMTNNMELEAATIAAIYKYRWQIELLFKKLKQNFPLKYFLGDNQNAIEIQIWSALICLLLMEVVRKQIKKRWAFSNMVSLVRFHLMAYVHLTRFLNNPDLELQKTIYKTNQYPLFSP, encoded by the coding sequence ATGAGTAAAAATACATATTTCTACGGACAGCCAATCTTTTCTCAACTATTATCGCTGATAGATAAATCGGTGTTAAATCAAATAATATCAAAACACCAATCTGACAGATATTACAAGAAATTGAATACTTGGCATCACCTAGTAAGCATGTTATACTGCTGTTTCAGTGGGGCAAGTGCTCTCAGAGAGCTTACTACGGGGCTTTTGGCCTGCCAAAACAAACTGATCCATTTAGGTATTCAATTTATACCCAGACGTTCCACTTTATCAGATAGCAACAAAAAACGCAGTAGTATAGTCTTTGCAGACATTTACATGAAATTGTTTAAAAAGTATCGGCACCTTTTGCCGGACAGCCGCTTGAGAATGGAAGTTCTCAATAAACTTTATATTGTTGATTCAACGATTATTAGTCTGTTTAAAGATATTCTCAAGGTAGCAGGACGCCCTAGAAAAGATGGCAAAAGCAAGGGAGGCATTAAAGCTCATGTAATGATTCATGCGGCAGAATTAATGCCATGTTTAGTACGGTTGACCAAGGGAAGTCAGCATGATCATACATTTTTAAAGCAATTACAACTCCCAGAAGGATCCTATGTGGTGATGGATAAAGGGTATATCGATTATAGACAATACGCACAGTGGAGTCATCAAGGGATATTTTACATTACCAGAATGAAAGAAAATGCCAGATATCAATCAATAGATGAGCTAGAACTGCCTGAAGATAAAGACTTTTGTGTACTTAAGGATGAAAAAGTTGTTATCAGTTTCAAGACTGATGGACAAGTGCAAGAGCTTCAAAATAGAAGAATAGCCTATTATGATGACCTCAATAATAAATTATTAGTGTTTATGACCAATAATATGGAGTTGGAAGCAGCCACAATAGCGGCCATTTATAAATACCGATGGCAGATAGAGCTTTTATTTAAAAAGCTGAAGCAGAACTTTCCTCTCAAATATTTTCTGGGGGACAACCAAAATGCTATTGAGATCCAAATTTGGAGTGCCCTGATCTGTCTATTATTGATGGAAGTAGTCCGAAAACAGATCAAAAAAAGATGGGCCTTTTCTAATATGGTCTCATTGGTAAGGTTTCACTTGATGGCCTATGTTCACCTTACCCGCTTTCTAAACAATCCAGACCTAGAACTTCAAAAAACAATATATAAAACCAATCAATACCCTTTATTTAGTCCATAG